The window aaaaatacaactacgaacacaaaaacaattcaCCACTTAATTAGGAAATCTAAGAAAGACAACAcaatttcatataaaaatatttgaacacAAATTCACATTTACATTTAACGAAATCAACAGGGGATAACCAAATATCTCCTACATTCATTAATCTCACATTtaacagagaaaaaacaaaacgaagaaAAGGCGTATTGAAATTCAAATCGTTGATGACGTGCATATAAAATTGGTTACAGAAACGGGCTTTTATGGCTGGCGGCCATGAGCCCAATTACACAACAATTAGagtttaacacttttttttccttccaatgACTTTATTAAGGACCAAAATTAAGGTTTGAGTTTACAACTGAATACAAAAACATTGGACATACATTATACAGAGCATATAGTTGGTTACTAGCGACTGTCGCTTTACTTAGAATATCTGCACATATAGTCTGCTCTCGATATTTGAAGGAGAAATGTATGGCGGTAAAACTTGAACACCACTCCATAATTGTAGCCAGATAGTGTTGCAGGCGAGGATTTGTCATCTCAGTGTTGATTAACCTGATAATAGTGGAATTATCGCCTTCGAATTCTACAGTACGATATCCCAGACCCCATGATGATTGAATTGACCAAATAAGTGCTTTACATTCTCATTCTTCAATGGTAGCGCGTCCCTGAAAATTTTCCATACCAGCTTCAAGGAATGCACCAGCTGTATTGCGGAGGATCCAACCTAAGCCTGAATCTCTGTCACCTTCATGGTGGGAGGTGTCGTAGTTACATTTAACCCATCCTTGGTCTGGTGGCTTCCATTTTTCACCATAGAGTTTAACACTTTAAAACCTGATTTTGATGTATAAAAAATCAAGGATCCCTCTCACCTATACCATGAAGATCCAAAGCCTTTCACTCTCTCAACTCAAGAAACTCTTCCCCAAATCCGAATACAAATAGAGTTATTTGGAAAAACAGACacttttcaaaacataattgtaaaattagtacaatcactatttacaattagcAAATTCcacatttttactgttttctacTGTTCACATGACATTTCAACCCtcatcaatattttatatttacaacAATGCCATTgagtctttgattttttttttttttaatatatgctccctacaatcttaaaaacaaaatgctGGGtagttaaaattgatttttgaaaattttaaaaatgtataaaaatatctgtttttttttctttataatttgatatattttctgtttgataattttatttgataacgttaaatattttttacaaattttgtatccgtacacattAATAAGTATACAGAtgtatgtatacattattaagtgtacatatgtcCGTACACAtaattaagtgtacagatgtccgtacacattattaagtgtacatatgtaatttgtgtaatttgtttaattcttagggTTTGAGATATTTGTATCACAATGGTTTTGTtcaaattacatatgtacacttaatatTGTGTGTTTGTAAACTTAATAAAGTGTACGGATACATAAGatgcatataatatatataaaaattatgaaataaaattcttatcaaattgtaaagaaaaaatatagatttttttgtatctaaaaaatttctaaaaaaaattattttaacaattatttgaataattatgattgaaagaaaaaaaaaactttatttcacaCCAACACACACATACACCTTTTGGTAATCTTCTTATCTAAGCCTATATCTCACAATCTCTCCTATCTCACACATTATCTATTACACAACACCTAGTTTTccaattttaaatagtaaatatattagtttgCCAATTAAGTTTCGAAAATGTACTAGTATGCAAACAAACCCATACAAATATGTGAGTTTGTTATTGATGGTGATGGTTCCACTTACCAATTGATTGGGAAgttgtctctttctctcatgAACCCTTTGATCCAAAGTTCTCTTAGACGGTCAACAAATTCTCTATGTTGGAAGAGCATTACTACGTATGAGACCACTTCTTTCTTTGTGGATTTAGCCATTTTCGGTTCAGTTTGGTTATTGGGTTTCCATATTCTTCTAGAACCGGTTATCAAACCCACGTCAGCtcaacaaaaaatttcatattatgtatttttcattATAGAAAATTACTccctttaaaataaaattgacaagtatataaaaattgacgagacacacacaacaacacaaGCACGCACcttttgcttctccttcttcacaaaaaaaaaatcgagtcTTTTCTAAGctcaaatctcaaacaaaaatGGCGGTTCCGATTCACTTCCTCATCAACTCTCCACATGAATCATCTGACGACGAGTTCAACCTTTCCGAGATTTCCTATTCATCTGATGACGACGAGTCCATGGAAGAAGTCGAATCGTCCGAGTTAGTCAACACAAACGCAggatctctctcttctcctctctccaaCCTCGAACATGACGAAGGTACTTACACTCATCANNNNNNNNNaaaaaaaaaaaaaaaaaaacctcgatCGAGTCTGGTTATGTCGAGTTCTGTGAGGTTGTTGTATCGTAAACTGATACTATTTTTGGTAGATTTGATATTGGGAATCTTGTGTAATCTGTtcgtatcaatgtttttttgagtACGCGTTTTTTTTACAGAAACTGAGGCTAACGGTGGTAGTATTGAGGAAGATGAGTTTTGGGTTAAGTATCCGTATCTGAAGGAGTTAGTGGAGATCATTGTATCTCAAGGTTTGATTTCTGAAGACGATGCTTTTGAGAGAGTGAAGCTTATTGGTGATGACAAGGCTAAAGAGTTGAATGATGGGTGGAAAGCTTTGTGTATCGAGCAAGATTTGGGTAACGAGATGCTTGCTCTACTTGCTTCCACCATGAAATGAAGCAACTTTGGTTTTAAATTATCTGTTTTTGTGATCTGTGTGACAACTTTGATCTTTTGACATGTtcgtttatgttttggtttatgaacttttttaattatgaaacaTTCAGCTAAAGTTTTCATTTACTCAAAACAATCGCGTAATACTAAACTTTCTATATCAAAACTCTTGAGTTCCATCGCCATTAAAAACGCTATGTAGCTTTCTATGATCATtctagaagaaaatgaaaacaaaaacagagtttttttttggtgtgtgttcAGAGGTTTCTGGACATAGCCTTAAGAAGCTGTTCGTAAGAGAAGACGCAAAGACCGTGAGTGGAGAGCACGTTTCGTGAACCTGGCGAGTTCGCGAGAACCTGTAGAATCTGTTGACGTGTCAGTGATTTAAGCAGATCGGATTCTCCAACTTCTCCGGCGGTGTTGTAGACTGAGTCAAGAGGCATCCAAAGTAGTGAATCGATTTGAGATTGGAGAAACTTAATGTACTTGTGAGCTTCTTCTAGAATCACCGCTAAACTCATTTTTCTCTCCCACGGCATGAGTTTCTCCAGTGTTCTGATCTTGTTAGAGATCTTCTTACGTTGGTTGTGACCGCCGTAGTTGGTGTTGTGTGACGAAGACGCCGTCGGAGAACCGGAGGCTGTTGACGAAGTAGAAGAGTGAAGCTTCTTGTGACGTTTCgcgggaggaggaggagagagagatggaaAGAGCTTCATCGTCTTTAGTGTCGGCTCTTCCACGGTGGTTGTTGTCTGTTCGATGGATTTGAGATCTGGCAAGTGAAGAAACGGTGCGGCGGCGGAGTCGTTGTTGGGAAAGAGCTGCTCGTAAAAGAGGTTCTGCTCCAAACGAGGTGACTCAGAGAGGTGGTGAAGgttgaggagagagagagttgagtcGAGGAATAACGAGTCTGAAAGCGAGAGAGACGAGTCGAGGtagtgttggtggtggtggtcggaGAAAGTAAAATCGGAAGGTGGGAACGGTGGTAAGGAATCGAAGCTTGGTGAGTAGTCCACGACGGTTGGTTTGTACTCTTCTGGAAGCGGTGGTAAGTCAGTGAGCGAGTCGAACTCGTAAGCTGAagactccattttttttttttcgccggtggaagcaaaaaaaaatgtgagagaggaggagaagatgagAACGAAGCGTGTGTGGGAATAAGAACAGAGAGATATCCACGTGGCTTTTTATGATTGGGTGAgaaggagaaaataaaaaagagagttatCCACGTGACGTTAATTGATTGGGTTAATTGGAATAGGCGGCGACACGAGGAACGAAGGCGATtctgttatatgtttttattgtcGACTGTTTGTCGCTGTGGTACAAAATGGTCAGGCGGTTTCAGGGTATTGTACTGAATAAAATATGAACCGTTAGATCAGATGAGACTCTGATCCTAGGGACAGGGATTTTTGTCAGGTAGTGAAACATGATCTACGGATTTGTGCCATTCGTAATGATGTTTttgtaaagcttttttttttctttttttttgggaggcAAAGGCACGTGTACTGTTTCTTTAACCGTGAATGCCAAAGTTTCTGGtaaatcaaatttgaaatgtttttttttgtttgttgcattaaaaaacaaaatatcttgaGTGTGTTA is drawn from Camelina sativa cultivar DH55 chromosome 1, Cs, whole genome shotgun sequence and contains these coding sequences:
- the LOC104787086 gene encoding GLABROUS1 enhancer-binding protein-like, giving the protein MAVPIHFLINSPHESSDDEFNLSEISYSSDDDESMEEVESSELVNTNAGSLSSPLSNLEHDEETEANGGSIEEDEFWVKYPYLKELVEIIVSQGLISEDDAFERVKLIGDDKAKELNDGWKALCIEQDLGNEMLALLASTMK
- the LOC104787087 gene encoding transcription factor bHLH117-like, which translates into the protein MESSAYEFDSLTDLPPLPEEYKPTVVDYSPSFDSLPPFPPSDFTFSDHHHQHYLDSSLSLSDSLFLDSTLSLLNLHHLSESPRLEQNLFYEQLFPNNDSAAAPFLHLPDLKSIEQTTTTVEEPTLKTMKLFPSLSPPPPAKRHKKLHSSTSSTASGSPTASSSHNTNYGGHNQRKKISNKIRTLEKLMPWERKMSLAVILEEAHKYIKFLQSQIDSLLWMPLDSVYNTAGEVGESDLLKSLTRQQILQVLANSPGSRNVLSTHGLCVFSYEQLLKAMSRNL